taatatataagtAAATCCTCGTGTCTCTAAGTATATATATTAACATATATATACTTGAATGCTTATTTTATCTTGAAAAGTATCACTATATTTGAAATCcaacattataaatttagaagcgtacttaattatttcaatcaGATCAACAAGGTTGAATCCAAAACTAATTTATGCAAATTctgtaaatattttattgaatgatttcTAAGCTAGTGattataatagatatttaCAATCAGCAAGGATAAATTTTGTAGTCTTAGgaatttcataatatatatattcttttGTGAATTACTCATACTCTACAGCCAACACAAGATACATGAAAGCAGCTACAACCTTTCTGGTTTAATAACTAAGAGTCTCAAAGTCAAGATAGCAACAATCGATATATCCTTGTAATTTTAGAATGTCTTAGATAATCTCTAAATACAGTACTTTTAAATGAAGAACTGTTATTGGATCTAAATTTCTTGTGATCAtctgaaatataattatccCATTGATTTGTGTAAAACTCAATCCATAAATTGATGTTTGGAAGATTCAAATGCCATTATAGAGTTTTGCAAATTTCTTTCTCcatttcatatatttaatctatagAATAACCATAGTTACTAGCCTTTTCAAAATCCTTTGGGTTTTTAGCCTCAACTTCctgaataaataatcatcataCAATTTACCTCCATTTTAGATGCAATGAGCATAGAAGCAGttcctaataattataattcatgtttcgtaattatttttttcgaTAGATAACTATCAACATAAGCAACTGCCAAGTAATAAGTGTCTCTCTTCATAAGATACACAGAACAAACTTCAATCATCCAATCCATCAATATTGCTCTCATTAAAGGGGTGATTTAAATCTATACTTATTATAGGTAATCACAATTGGGAGCATATTCAATCTCTTAGAGCATCAGAACTTGTAAAGTTTCTTAAGAAAATCCGCCTATTTAAGAGTTTTGGTTAttgttttcattaattatagtaTGATAATTCTTAGAATTTGTTGGATTGGGGATGACAGTATTAGCATTATCactaataatagtaatactTGACTCATCACATTCTAGAGTCAGTCCTATCTGCTTCTATTCTCCCATAGAGATACATCtagtattttttttatgCTTAATTAGGTTATTGGggctttattttttaattgttctcTCACTAAACTAATTAGATGTGTCTTCAGGAATGAAGAATTTGGGAACGTTTATTCTTTCTACTTTACGATCTTCTCTATGGGAATTACAACTATATATGATTATCTATAACTTATTACTTTTcacaattagaataatatgaattagtAGTATTTGTGTTATTGTTTTATGGTATAttagaaatcataaaataagcACCCGAATTGCCTTATACTACATGACTGTATTGGCGATGATTCTTTTTGAAATGAgatttattgctattatgCTCGATTGAATTATTTCTAGATAGATTTTGTTCCTTTAAGAATGACtcaaatgtaatttattaattttgaaaatccTTTCTTTCCCAAACAGCTGACCCTTTAAGATTTTCATTCtatgtattttattagatgCTCTTGGGTTTGCTGAATATTGGTTTTAAACTCAATTGGGCTACTTTTGTTAAGGTCTGATTAGAAGTTTATTGAGGCacattcatttaaaatggTACACAGctttattgttttttgtTTCTTTTGTATTTCATGCACTCAGGTTAGAATGTAGGCTAACTATGACTTAAATTTACttgaatctaaatttttttatgcAGTTGAATCTATTTATTGTATAATGGTTATTGTgaattttcatcaaatctCATAAACGAtacattctaattaataaggaTTGATACATTAAGCTGTgcaatattttcttttggaATGAAATAAGGATTCCATTACAAGttcattatttcaaatttaaatataattattgataaacatataaattaatatatccCATAGTTTAAAAAACTTATCATCTTCACAAACAATTAACCGCCCATTCAAAGTAGCCTAAAATTCATGTGATTAAGGCATTGTCAATATTTGAGTGTTGCAAATCAATTTAGCTATGGAATTTGGAAGTCgtattcttcttaatttaattgaaaattgtaaattcatGAATATGATTTTCCTGTTAAATTCATAagataaattctttaaactACTTagcataattttaaattatgtgaAGGAATATTAATATAGTGATTTTACACATTAAATACAAGTAAAGAGAAACATATTGTATATTTGCAAAggcaaatatattttatttacaaatagtttttgtaaatttggttgttgaaattaaatttttattatattggaTATAAAAACACCGCCAAATTAAGATTACTTTTGGATATAATAGTGTTACTCTAAGAATTTCACTCACAAATAACGCTTATAggcataatttaataaggcttttattttttgatattcttttgttcaattatttgtcttatattaattatttaataatatgaataacaCAGCCTCGCTTTAATAAACAAtacataattattgtttacaATCATATTCTGCTGGGGATTTTGCGGTATTGATCCTATTTGATGTTTATTagaagaatcaataaattttagagcATTTGAGAAAATTCATATTGGATTGGAATAATTTGCCATTATTGAAAACAATTATTGAAGTAGATTGTAAGTAAGAGACTACTTTTGTGATTTACTCATTACTTCAAAAAGCAATTGCTTCAGGTTGTAAATTTGTAAATGTTCTTCAAAATCCGTAAAGAAAATCATAAAGTTATGAAGAATACGAAAGGTgagtaaatatttaatattttagtcaTGAAAGATAACATTTTACAGCAATTGTGACAACTCACTTGAATATtgtgataaattattttacaaaggGTTTGTAGCATTAGAATTATGTTTAAAACACAGTTTTGTTTGCCTTAGCTTATAtgttaagaaaatattgGTCTGAAATAATTACACCAGAACAATTGGTTGAAAAA
This window of the Paramecium tetraurelia macronuclear, complete genome genome carries:
- a CDS encoding Cyclin, with amino-acid sequence MNLQWNPYFIPKENIAQLNVSILINQNVSFMRFDENSQQPLYNKQIQLHKKIQIQVNLSHSQPTFQPECMKYKRNKKQQSCVPFQMNVPQQTSNQTLTKVAQLSLKPIFSKPKSIQQNTQNENLKGSAVWERKDFQNQQITFESFLKEQNLSRNNSIEHNSNKSHFKKNHRQYSHVVQGNSGAYFMISNIPQNNNTNTTNSYYSNCENCNSHREDRKVERINVPKFFIPEDTSNQFSERTIKKQSPNNLIKHKKNTRCISMGEQKQIGLTLECDESSITIISDNANTVIPNPTNSKNYHTIINENNNQNSQIGGFSQETLQVLMLQEIEYAPNCDYLQQVQIQITPLMRAILMDWMIEVCSVYLMKRDTYYLAVAYVDSYLSKKIITKHELQLLGTASMLIASKMEVNFEAKNPKDFEKASNYGYSIDQIYEMEKEICKTLQWHLNLPNINLWIEFYTNQWDNYISDDHKKFRSNNSSSFKNILKLQGYIDCCYLDFETLSYQTRKVVAAFMYLVLAVEYEQFTKEYIYYEIPKTTKFILADCKYLLQSLAQKSFNKIFTEFAQISFGFNLVDLIEIIKYASKFIMLDFKYSDTFQDKISIQVYICQYIYLETRGFTYILKIQLNWTLFHQMQALKVIQILINFVLYSYKFKTLQWKYFQMSKPSQDYLRILPKNQQIIIILIIIIDMQSNDPKLGLLSNQSNQKYSDSHQENDGVELLDFGDDSDQIQFDDTSIYINNSIVCQNKAVVLTNLGQEPITMASSKTRDNQNQQVNQKIQSQASHPLSQQVPQSQMQNVQNLSNQNCFQTFSREEREQQPNQISQNQNQNVNAINQIQSTCMFCQVPQMIPKDKNVFICYNCQQINKLIFAYFICGTCRLTVMYQQGISNLINCTNCLTMNYVQQPNLPNTLQQAKPSTLQVQYVVHQPLPQSTLPNQQQGQGLQQQQQRNQVSDLEAEFKDLIN